CGGATAATCTCCCCGATCCTCCCGGCTCCCCGCTCTGCCTCTTCAAGTGCAGGCCGGGAAAAAATTGTAGAAGCGAGGAAATGTTCAAGGAGGGTCTGTTCATAATCATGGCAGCGGTCGACGTTTCCGGGTTTGGGATACGCGCAGACTTCCAGCATCATCGCAAGCTGCGCCCGTTCAACCCGCGTCATCATGTGGCATGTCATAAAACACACGGCCCATTATCGTATCAGAGAGCTCACGTTTCAGGCGCATATACTCTTTGCTTGTGAGCCCTTCCTGCTTGATTGTCATGTCACGGAACATGCAGGGTGAGGACGTCTTACAGCACCACACAAGGCTGCCAAAACAGGTATGCTGCCCGGAATTCAGCGGGCTATTTTTTACTGCTTCAGTCTTAATTTTCAAAAACTCTTCTTTGGAGATCCCGATCCGTTTCAGTGTCGGGATTAGGGGGCAATCCTTAACCGGCATGCAGCAGAACGTGAGCGCCCGTATATCCCCGCCACGGCATAGCTGCTTGGGGGAGTTGTACCAGCCCTGTTCATCCGAGTACCGTGTAATGGCGGCATCGATCCCTGCAAGCGTCCGCTCATCCGATTTCCGGGCAAGCGATACAAGGTCGGCCCCGTGAGAAAACATCTCCTTTGCGGTATCAAAGGTATTAATAGAGTTGTTTGCAATCAGCATCAGGGGGCAGCTGTTACGGATCTGCCGGAGTTTTGCATGGCCGGCATCCATCAGGTCGATATGGAGG
Above is a genomic segment from Methanoregula sp. containing:
- a CDS encoding methanogenesis marker 9 domain-containing protein, which produces MMESFNRFGLIINDKVVRTPIAVASMAGIVDTGYVLALAPHIGAGFIGGYSIDERTLAAAHAVVASGDRKEFLYDDPVEELGTQIKNMKGSDVVFGLNLRGSAPESYKTIAELLGDKVVYEIDAHCRQRAMVEAGCGEHYLHNPKKLTEVVKALRSAHVTVSVKIRAGVAADDRLLARKLWSAGADILHIDLMDAGHAKLRQIRNSCPLMLIANNSINTFDTAKEMFSHGADLVSLARKSDERTLAGIDAAITRYSDEQGWYNSPKQLCRGGDIRALTFCCMPVKDCPLIPTLKRIGISKEEFLKIKTEAVKNSPLNSGQHTCFGSLVWCCKTSSPCMFRDMTIKQEGLTSKEYMRLKRELSDTIMGRVFYDMPHDDAG